The following are from one region of the Abiotrophia defectiva ATCC 49176 genome:
- the traF gene encoding conjugal transfer protein TraF: protein MNEVANYLEQVKVFQAVSPEEAKALMDAKDGGILFIGRESCPYCRRFVAKLSPLAQEAGLKVAYLHSQNPETLSQVQQLRDQWQVPTVPGFLFSDKEGVHVKCDSSLSPEEILAFVKR, encoded by the coding sequence ATGAATGAAGTAGCAAACTACCTAGAACAAGTCAAAGTATTCCAAGCAGTCAGCCCTGAAGAAGCCAAGGCATTGATGGACGCCAAAGATGGTGGCATCCTTTTTATTGGCCGTGAAAGCTGCCCATACTGCCGCCGTTTTGTGGCTAAACTTAGCCCATTGGCACAAGAAGCTGGCTTAAAAGTGGCTTATCTGCACTCTCAAAATCCAGAAACTCTGAGCCAAGTACAACAATTACGTGATCAATGGCAAGTGCCAACGGTACCAGGTTTCCTCTTTTCAGACAAGGAAGGGGTTCACGTTAAGTGTGACAGCTCCCTAAGTCCAGAAGAGATTCTAGCCTTTGTTAAGCGCTAG
- a CDS encoding helix-turn-helix transcriptional regulator, with protein sequence MYIKTSAFAHADYFDTLTNFEFDGHKHTKKALTINRQKSDSFLKFPDTVTITAHSGIALIIMTHNPYLVDTYQEFVLQGSIELHANICFNILSITDECSILLEPRFNHRPELVAAKQALKVRDFVEEIKIEKVYGFFYQVKTAPYRFVNDQHDYFEMTIVDQGELVHEVEGLKHVAKRHDCMLYYPNQRHSQMVKKDGVSTYLSIMFQASGISPELKNKIVHLSNHYTQVIEKMVELSNRPSAPFYADEMITLFKSVIIQMLKSDQAFYDEPSTSMRENYENELFQSIVDYLHHHVEAENQVNDLVNHFSLSRSTLQLLFKKYANMTPKNYINQLRLKRSKLLIKESKLTLSEIAESLGYGSLQYFSRVFTQEYGMSPSHYAKQLLK encoded by the coding sequence ATGTACATTAAGACATCTGCTTTTGCTCATGCTGACTATTTTGATACCCTCACTAATTTTGAATTTGATGGTCATAAGCATACAAAAAAAGCCCTCACCATCAATCGCCAGAAGTCAGATAGTTTTCTGAAATTTCCTGATACTGTTACGATTACCGCTCACAGTGGTATTGCGCTGATCATTATGACCCACAATCCCTATCTAGTGGACACTTACCAAGAGTTTGTTTTACAAGGCTCGATTGAGTTACATGCTAATATTTGCTTTAACATCTTATCTATTACAGATGAATGTAGCATTCTTTTAGAACCCCGCTTTAACCATCGTCCAGAATTAGTGGCTGCTAAGCAAGCCCTTAAAGTCAGAGACTTTGTAGAAGAAATCAAAATTGAAAAAGTCTATGGTTTCTTCTATCAAGTCAAGACTGCTCCTTACCGTTTCGTCAACGATCAACATGACTACTTCGAAATGACCATTGTTGACCAAGGTGAACTTGTTCATGAAGTAGAAGGCCTGAAGCATGTTGCCAAGCGGCATGATTGCATGCTCTATTATCCTAATCAGCGACACAGCCAAATGGTTAAGAAAGATGGCGTATCTACCTATCTATCCATTATGTTCCAAGCAAGTGGCATTAGCCCTGAACTAAAAAATAAAATTGTACATCTCAGCAATCACTACACCCAAGTTATCGAAAAAATGGTGGAATTATCTAATCGTCCAAGTGCACCCTTTTACGCTGATGAAATGATTACACTCTTCAAATCGGTCATTATCCAGATGCTTAAGAGTGATCAAGCCTTCTATGATGAACCAAGTACTTCTATGCGAGAAAATTACGAGAACGAACTCTTCCAGTCCATTGTCGATTATCTACATCATCATGTGGAAGCTGAGAATCAGGTAAATGATTTGGTTAATCACTTCAGTTTATCGCGCTCAACCCTACAGTTGTTATTTAAGAAATATGCCAACATGACACCTAAAAACTACATCAACCAACTTCGCCTAAAGCGTAGTAAGCTTCTAATCAAAGAATCTAAATTAACCCTATCTGAGATTGCTGAAAGCTTGGGATACGGGTCCCTACAGTACTTTTCACGAGTCTTCACCCAAGAATACGGCATGAGTCCTTCACACTATGCAAAACAACTTCTAAAATAA
- a CDS encoding thermonuclease family protein, translating to MNFKDYTAKDWIRLVIGLLILVLIWYFRPGGQDSPKDKNHNPESSQREQNSGSTSDQIDIKAFTGTNYQVLPKGQKIPVNFVRIVDGDTVVLSLNGHEFRTRYLMIDTPESVKEGLKPQPYGKDAAHRNQELLTNAKQVSLEFDKGPYADDYDRALAYVYADDKLVSLELVKEGLASVSYVNPPNNSQEKTLRQAQKQAKNAKKGIWSIPNYVNDKGKFTIQE from the coding sequence ATGAACTTTAAAGACTACACAGCTAAAGATTGGATTCGCTTAGTCATTGGTCTCTTAATTCTGGTGCTAATCTGGTATTTCCGTCCGGGTGGCCAGGATAGCCCTAAGGACAAGAATCACAACCCTGAGTCTAGCCAACGAGAGCAAAATTCTGGCTCTACTAGTGACCAGATTGATATCAAGGCTTTTACTGGGACCAACTATCAAGTCCTACCAAAAGGCCAGAAAATACCAGTTAACTTTGTTCGCATTGTAGATGGGGATACGGTCGTTCTTTCATTAAATGGCCACGAATTTCGGACCCGTTATCTGATGATTGATACGCCAGAATCGGTTAAGGAAGGTCTCAAGCCTCAACCATATGGTAAAGATGCGGCCCATCGCAACCAAGAATTACTGACCAATGCTAAGCAGGTCAGCCTTGAGTTCGACAAGGGGCCTTATGCCGATGATTATGACCGGGCGCTTGCCTATGTCTATGCCGATGACAAATTAGTTTCCCTAGAATTAGTCAAGGAAGGTTTGGCTTCAGTTTCCTATGTCAATCCTCCTAACAACAGTCAAGAAAAGACCCTGAGACAGGCCCAAAAGCAAGCAAAGAATGCCAAAAAGGGTATCTGGTCCATCCCCAACTATGTCAATGATAAGGGGAAATTTACTATCCAAGAATAA
- a CDS encoding zinc ribbon domain-containing protein YjdM → MSKLPNCPQCDSEYTYEDGQLFVCPMCAHEWTQEDEVARAEAGIIRDANGNQLENGDSVTVIKDLKLNATTTIKQGTKAKNIRLIDEPVDGHDIACKIDGIGSLYLKSIYVKK, encoded by the coding sequence ATGTCTAAATTACCAAATTGCCCGCAATGTGACTCAGAATATACCTACGAAGATGGCCAGCTCTTTGTCTGCCCAATGTGTGCCCATGAATGGACCCAGGAAGACGAAGTGGCTCGTGCTGAAGCTGGGATTATTCGCGATGCCAATGGCAATCAACTTGAGAATGGTGACAGTGTCACGGTCATTAAGGACCTTAAGTTGAATGCGACGACAACGATTAAACAAGGGACCAAGGCTAAAAACATCCGTTTAATTGATGAGCCTGTTGATGGTCACGACATTGCATGTAAAATTGATGGCATTGGTAGCCTTTATCTCAAATCAATTTACGTCAAGAAATAA
- a CDS encoding LD-carboxypeptidase has translation MTLLQASHVVLLGCSNGKTKTTQAQDNLDALVKLLTSQYGAKVTIKPSIWLNQETGGHCPAELRADYLAKALADSEVDWIMDLTGGDLANQTLADLPQKFFQQLNRQKPVYYMGYSDNSVILNACLAHDMILPVNFFPLALVLDPASRANFEAFLQNKPGDNLEAFGGNIRCFLKLAGTSFWPQDIVGRRLYLEASSGSLERIQSMLVQLSQLITLDDLSEICLGQFNELDDKGQRPILVDYLSSLTGTAITENFYLGHRFPLAPFIYHSISDATLPEN, from the coding sequence ATGACACTTTTACAAGCTAGCCATGTCGTGCTACTAGGGTGCTCAAATGGCAAGACTAAGACCACTCAAGCTCAAGATAATCTGGATGCTTTGGTGAAGCTCCTGACCAGTCAATATGGTGCCAAGGTTACGATTAAGCCTAGTATTTGGCTAAATCAGGAAACGGGTGGTCACTGTCCAGCAGAGCTTAGGGCAGACTATTTGGCAAAGGCCTTAGCTGATTCTGAGGTCGACTGGATAATGGATTTGACAGGTGGAGACCTGGCTAATCAAACCTTAGCAGACTTGCCGCAAAAATTCTTCCAGCAGCTAAATCGTCAAAAGCCCGTCTACTATATGGGTTACAGTGATAATAGTGTGATTCTTAATGCCTGTTTGGCTCATGACATGATTCTGCCAGTGAATTTCTTTCCCCTGGCATTGGTCTTAGATCCTGCTTCGCGTGCTAACTTTGAGGCTTTCTTGCAAAATAAGCCTGGAGACAATTTGGAAGCTTTTGGCGGAAACATTCGTTGTTTTCTCAAACTAGCTGGTACTAGTTTCTGGCCACAAGATATAGTAGGGCGTCGCTTATACCTAGAAGCTAGTTCGGGTTCCTTAGAGCGAATTCAGTCCATGCTAGTCCAGCTTAGTCAGTTAATTACTTTAGATGATTTAAGCGAAATTTGTCTGGGACAATTCAATGAATTGGACGATAAGGGACAGAGACCAATTTTAGTGGACTATCTTAGTAGTTTGACGGGGACAGCCATCACTGAAAATTTCTATTTGGGGCATCGTTTCCCCCTTGCGCCCTTTATTTATCATAGTATTAGTGATGCAACTCTTCCGGAAAACTAA
- the nrdH gene encoding glutaredoxin-like protein NrdH, giving the protein MKKITVYSKPNCMQCDFTKRFLDQHNLEYTAVDVMQDSDALARVQALGFQSLPVVVADGVEPFFGFRPDMLEQLA; this is encoded by the coding sequence ATGAAGAAAATAACGGTATACTCAAAACCAAACTGTATGCAGTGTGATTTTACTAAGCGTTTCTTAGATCAGCACAATCTGGAATATACAGCTGTAGACGTTATGCAAGATAGCGATGCCCTAGCTCGTGTACAAGCTCTAGGCTTCCAATCGCTACCTGTAGTCGTAGCGGACGGTGTTGAACCATTTTTTGGTTTCCGTCCAGATATGCTTGAACAATTAGCATAA
- a CDS encoding PTS sugar transporter subunit IIB codes for MPTIEMARVDNRLIHGQISVRWCSKLEINTIIVVNDAVAQNKVQQGLLDMAVPDDYHTRYYTLQQAIDKLPNLSSDKKMLLIFENIQDLRSLVAAGVKIPYINIGNLDMSPGKRHIAASTSLSQEEMDWLDSQAQAGTKVEVRRIPSEEATYVF; via the coding sequence ATGCCAACAATCGAAATGGCCAGAGTTGATAATCGACTCATTCATGGCCAGATTTCAGTTCGATGGTGCAGTAAACTCGAAATCAATACAATCATTGTCGTCAACGATGCGGTTGCACAAAACAAGGTACAACAAGGCTTGCTAGATATGGCTGTTCCAGATGACTACCATACACGCTACTACACCTTACAACAAGCCATTGACAAGCTGCCTAATCTGTCTTCAGATAAAAAAATGTTACTCATTTTTGAGAATATCCAAGACCTACGTAGCTTGGTAGCTGCGGGAGTTAAAATCCCATATATCAATATCGGTAACTTGGATATGTCACCTGGCAAACGTCATATTGCAGCCTCAACTTCCTTAAGCCAAGAGGAAATGGATTGGCTGGATAGTCAGGCTCAAGCAGGGACTAAGGTTGAAGTAAGACGAATTCCGTCCGAAGAAGCAACCTATGTATTTTAA
- a CDS encoding CapA family protein, which yields MQLRNKQAQQVFKFKLKRKLLLVMSLLTLWTPLSLVQAQMTIDKNESAMQSVGQSSESSQEGSTVRVRAIGDILLHDFVYERARTANGYNFDSMLAPVKSYLENADITVANMETIVAGESVGLGTYPFFNAPSQIVDTLKNVGVDIVNNVSNHTMDMGAQGVLASIKALKQRDMMYVGSYESWEDYNTPRIIERNGIKVGFLAYAYGLNGLERPQNQQYLATLIDKQLIPLEIKDLNSKVDVSVVIIQNGEEYETMPTADQIATHQMARDAGANFVLGGHPHVLEPFIYYNESQAGLFSHGNFLTGQYETATKVGGITEFTYRKLNDGKVILDSMRFMPTYNIGLPESNEYLVVPLADWQKYNIANGQALMDEIRQRMTRFTNKVQVVDYLD from the coding sequence ATGCAGCTAAGAAATAAGCAAGCCCAGCAAGTATTCAAATTCAAGTTGAAGCGCAAACTTCTTTTAGTTATGAGTCTATTGACTTTGTGGACGCCTCTGTCATTGGTTCAGGCTCAAATGACCATTGATAAAAATGAGTCAGCCATGCAGTCCGTAGGCCAAAGCAGTGAGTCGAGCCAAGAGGGATCAACAGTCCGCGTGCGCGCCATTGGCGATATTCTCTTGCATGACTTTGTCTATGAACGGGCGCGAACTGCCAATGGCTATAATTTTGATAGCATGTTAGCCCCAGTCAAATCCTATTTAGAAAATGCCGATATTACCGTCGCTAATATGGAAACCATTGTAGCAGGGGAGTCCGTTGGCTTAGGGACCTATCCCTTCTTCAATGCACCGTCACAGATTGTTGACACCCTTAAAAATGTTGGGGTAGATATCGTCAACAATGTGTCCAACCATACCATGGATATGGGGGCACAAGGGGTATTAGCTTCCATTAAAGCCCTCAAACAAAGGGACATGATGTACGTGGGTTCTTATGAGAGCTGGGAGGACTATAATACGCCTCGCATCATTGAACGAAACGGCATTAAGGTTGGTTTTCTGGCCTATGCTTATGGCCTCAATGGCTTGGAGCGCCCTCAGAATCAACAGTATCTGGCAACACTGATTGACAAGCAGCTCATTCCACTTGAGATTAAAGACTTGAATAGCAAGGTCGATGTTTCCGTAGTTATTATTCAAAATGGTGAAGAGTATGAGACCATGCCGACGGCAGACCAAATAGCTACTCATCAAATGGCTCGTGATGCTGGTGCTAACTTCGTTTTAGGTGGTCATCCACACGTTTTAGAGCCTTTTATCTACTATAATGAATCTCAAGCGGGACTCTTCTCACATGGTAACTTCCTGACTGGTCAATATGAGACAGCAACCAAGGTAGGGGGGATCACAGAATTTACCTACCGTAAGCTAAATGATGGTAAGGTTATTCTGGATAGCATGCGTTTTATGCCAACTTATAATATTGGCCTACCAGAGTCTAATGAATACCTGGTTGTGCCACTGGCTGACTGGCAGAAATACAATATTGCCAATGGACAAGCCCTTATGGACGAAATCCGTCAGCGTATGACGCGCTTTACTAACAAGGTTCAAGTCGTTGACTACCTGGATTAA
- a CDS encoding GNAT family N-acetyltransferase, whose product MIRPAQASDVPALYDLMVIIWQDMEFEPFVTLDSQTFKQAMIQHLLDTKQKYNYQNCWVYQARHTGQIQGLVLGYPGNLESTYDRLIEQHFGDHTELGDFSLTRESRDDEWYIDMLVVAPQARGFGIASSLIKHLETIHKPGTVLGLNCDLVNPRAKALYRRLGFEVRDLVTFSGHDYHHMQKIVSP is encoded by the coding sequence ATGATACGCCCAGCCCAGGCCAGTGATGTGCCTGCTCTCTATGATTTGATGGTCATAATCTGGCAGGATATGGAGTTTGAACCATTTGTGACTTTAGATTCTCAGACTTTTAAACAGGCTATGATTCAACATCTCTTAGATACTAAGCAAAAGTATAATTACCAAAATTGTTGGGTCTATCAAGCTAGACATACAGGCCAGATTCAGGGTCTAGTCTTAGGTTACCCTGGTAACTTAGAATCCACTTATGACCGTCTCATAGAGCAACATTTTGGTGATCACACAGAGTTAGGAGATTTCTCTTTGACTCGTGAAAGTCGAGACGATGAATGGTACATTGATATGCTAGTCGTAGCTCCTCAAGCTCGAGGATTTGGCATTGCGAGCTCCCTTATCAAGCATCTAGAAACTATTCACAAACCAGGAACTGTTTTGGGCCTTAATTGCGACTTAGTCAATCCCAGAGCCAAGGCCCTTTACCGTCGCTTGGGCTTTGAGGTCAGAGACCTAGTCACTTTCTCAGGCCATGACTACCACCATATGCAAAAAATCGTAAGCCCCTAG